In the Thermodesulfobacteriota bacterium genome, one interval contains:
- the ppc gene encoding phosphoenolpyruvate carboxylase, whose protein sequence is MAHQKAKTRVTPKPPKTDREKPLRNDVRFLGNILGMVIKEQEGVEIFDIEEKIRALTKEMRSRYQKSQKDELVATIRSLSDNDLYKVTRAFTVYFKLVNIAEQIHRIRRRREYKYISDVKDSSEGSIENMFQTLAEKGVSWDEFKDLLDRMSIELVLTAHPTEVNRHIVLEKFRRISSLLVDYDSPILSADEKKAVEDEIHAELDGLWQTEEVPPYKLTPLDEARNIHYYFREIIFGALVRIYDRFERKIEENYGVPGIKVPPFLRFGSWVGGDRDGNPFITHRITREVLRSQKALALEKHIEKMERLKRQLSSSVKLVPVSAELSAAVTNDVRAAAEARGIHNPGEYYRVYLEYMDMRLRAALDEIEGGGGGDVPPYGDKDELLRDLRIVDTSLRENKGGHIADSMLKKFIRQVEVFGFHMAKLDIRQNSSVHRSAVTEITERLGLPSYGSMNEVQKLAWLTGEIKNPRPLVPEWLTLSEETKELLLTFAAIRDSLSQISPDCIDTYVISMTQSAANVLEVLLLAKEAGLYQRDGGSVTSRLNIVPLFETIEDFRHAPDIMRTLFSNPVYREHVSARGDISEIMIGYSDSGKDGGILSAGWEIHKAQTALKRVSDEFGIRNKFFHGRGGTVSRGGGPTNQAILARPAGTVEGAIKITEQGEVIYSNYSHPEIAEDNLELVLTSVVLTSLTGEDVRPEWEEAMEEIASDARTHWRSLVYDDPDFYAYFEMSTPISVIQQMGIGSRPARRKRTRRIEDLRAIPWVFSWTQNRHLITGFYSVGSALDSFIRKNPRRNLALLREMYSGWRFFRSHVDNIQMTLSRADMWIALEYSFLVNPRDVGKRVFGRIRDEYDLTSEIVLKITRQKRILDNNPFLQKSIELRNPYIDSLSYIQVGLLRRLYKGDFTPEEKTAMLDNIKLSINGISAGLKNTG, encoded by the coding sequence ATGGCACATCAGAAAGCTAAGACCAGAGTGACGCCTAAACCACCCAAGACCGACAGGGAAAAGCCGCTCCGGAACGACGTCCGCTTCCTTGGCAACATACTGGGCATGGTGATCAAGGAGCAGGAGGGGGTGGAGATATTCGACATAGAGGAGAAGATACGGGCGCTCACCAAGGAGATGAGGAGCCGCTACCAGAAGAGCCAGAAGGACGAGCTCGTCGCCACTATCAGGAGCCTATCCGATAATGACCTCTACAAGGTCACCCGCGCGTTCACCGTCTATTTCAAGCTCGTCAACATCGCGGAGCAGATACACAGGATAAGGAGGAGGCGGGAGTACAAGTACATCTCGGACGTCAAGGACTCGAGCGAGGGCTCGATAGAAAACATGTTCCAGACGCTCGCCGAGAAGGGCGTCTCATGGGACGAGTTCAAAGACCTCCTCGACAGGATGTCGATAGAGCTCGTCCTCACCGCGCACCCGACGGAAGTCAACCGGCACATAGTGCTCGAGAAGTTCAGGCGCATATCGTCTCTGCTCGTTGATTACGACAGCCCGATCCTCAGCGCCGACGAGAAGAAGGCCGTCGAGGACGAGATACACGCCGAGCTCGACGGTCTATGGCAGACAGAAGAGGTGCCTCCCTACAAGCTCACCCCCCTCGACGAGGCCCGCAACATACACTATTACTTCAGGGAGATAATATTCGGCGCGCTCGTCAGGATATACGACAGGTTCGAAAGGAAGATCGAGGAGAATTACGGCGTCCCGGGCATAAAAGTCCCGCCCTTTCTCAGGTTCGGCTCATGGGTCGGAGGGGACAGGGACGGGAACCCTTTCATAACGCACCGTATAACGAGGGAAGTCCTCCGGTCGCAGAAGGCGCTCGCCCTGGAAAAACACATCGAAAAGATGGAGCGCCTCAAAAGGCAGCTCAGCTCCTCCGTGAAGTTAGTCCCCGTGAGCGCCGAGCTTTCGGCTGCCGTAACGAACGATGTCAGGGCGGCGGCCGAGGCCCGCGGCATACACAACCCGGGCGAGTATTACAGGGTGTATCTCGAATACATGGACATGAGGCTCCGCGCCGCACTCGACGAAATCGAAGGCGGAGGCGGAGGCGATGTCCCCCCTTACGGAGATAAGGACGAGCTGCTCCGCGACCTCCGTATCGTGGATACGAGCCTCAGGGAGAATAAAGGCGGGCACATCGCGGACTCCATGCTCAAAAAGTTCATAAGGCAGGTCGAGGTCTTCGGGTTCCACATGGCGAAGCTCGACATCAGGCAGAACAGCTCCGTCCACAGGAGCGCGGTCACGGAGATAACGGAGCGCCTCGGGCTCCCCTCGTACGGCAGCATGAACGAAGTACAAAAGCTCGCCTGGCTCACGGGAGAGATAAAGAACCCCCGGCCCCTCGTCCCCGAATGGCTCACGCTGTCCGAAGAAACGAAAGAGCTCCTCCTGACTTTCGCGGCTATCAGGGACAGCCTCTCGCAAATAAGCCCCGACTGCATAGACACCTACGTCATAAGCATGACGCAGAGCGCTGCGAACGTGCTCGAAGTGCTGCTCCTCGCAAAAGAGGCGGGCCTCTACCAGAGGGACGGCGGCTCTGTCACGAGCCGCCTCAACATCGTACCCCTCTTCGAGACGATAGAGGACTTCCGTCACGCGCCGGATATTATGCGCACGCTTTTCTCGAACCCAGTCTACAGGGAGCACGTAAGCGCGAGGGGGGACATATCGGAGATAATGATCGGGTACTCGGACAGCGGCAAGGACGGCGGCATACTATCGGCAGGATGGGAGATACACAAGGCGCAGACGGCGCTCAAGCGCGTGTCGGACGAGTTCGGGATAAGGAACAAGTTCTTCCACGGGAGGGGCGGCACCGTGAGCAGAGGAGGGGGGCCGACGAACCAGGCGATACTCGCCAGGCCCGCGGGAACGGTCGAAGGCGCGATAAAGATAACGGAGCAGGGCGAGGTCATATACAGCAACTACTCTCACCCTGAGATAGCGGAGGACAACCTCGAGCTCGTGCTCACCTCGGTCGTGTTAACCAGCCTCACGGGCGAGGACGTCAGGCCCGAGTGGGAAGAGGCGATGGAAGAGATTGCGTCAGACGCGAGGACACACTGGAGGTCGCTCGTCTACGACGACCCGGATTTCTACGCGTACTTCGAGATGTCGACGCCCATCTCCGTCATACAGCAGATGGGAATCGGCTCCAGGCCGGCCCGGAGAAAAAGGACGCGCCGCATAGAGGACCTCCGCGCGATACCCTGGGTCTTCAGCTGGACGCAGAACCGCCACCTCATCACCGGGTTCTATTCGGTAGGCTCGGCGCTCGATTCATTCATACGCAAGAACCCGCGGAGGAACCTCGCGCTGCTGCGCGAGATGTACTCGGGGTGGAGGTTCTTCAGGTCTCATGTGGACAACATACAGATGACCCTCAGCAGGGCCGACATGTGGATCGCGCTCGAATACTCCTTCCTCGTAAACCCGCGGGACGTGGGCAAGAGGGTATTCGGCAGGATAAGGGATGAATACGACCTTACCTCGGAGATCGTGCTCAAGATCACCCGGCAGAAGCGGATACTCGACAACAACCCCTTCCTCCAGAAGTCGATCGAGCTCCGGAACCCGTACATCGATTCGCTGAGCTACATACAGGTTGGGCTGCTGCGCAGACTATACAAGGGCGACTTCACCCCCGAGGAAAAGACGGCCATGCTGGACAACATCAAGCTCAGCATTAACGGCATCTCGGCCGGTTTGAAGAATACCGGCTGA
- a CDS encoding GNAT family N-acetyltransferase, giving the protein MTEKKADTEQRKGSSGPVLVPPGPEHIEELGRICFEAFKGIHDRHNFPRDFPTQELAVDVIGLFVSRDDIYGVAALVDGRPVGSNFLSLSDPVAGVGPITIDPSTQARGVGRALMEDVIEYAERNGIKQVRLLQDSFNMSSLSLYSSLGFDVRAGVALMDASPGRKISQGDVRPAAESDIEAMDDLCRSIYKVSRRNEVAAAMKYGFPPVVIERNGRMTGYLVPGFLGHGVARTEEDAFALIDEVSRTLPHFAKFFCPLSEARFYRESLKRGYRAVKVMNLMSMGHYDPPDEIWMPSVLY; this is encoded by the coding sequence ATGACAGAAAAAAAAGCGGACACGGAACAGCGTAAGGGTTCGTCGGGACCCGTTCTCGTTCCTCCAGGACCCGAGCACATAGAGGAGCTCGGGAGGATATGCTTCGAGGCTTTTAAGGGAATCCACGACCGTCATAACTTCCCCAGGGATTTCCCGACGCAGGAGTTGGCGGTTGACGTAATCGGGTTATTCGTAAGCCGTGACGATATATATGGAGTTGCAGCTCTCGTCGACGGCAGGCCCGTAGGATCGAATTTTCTTTCACTCTCTGATCCGGTTGCGGGTGTGGGTCCGATTACGATCGATCCTTCCACGCAGGCGCGCGGCGTGGGCAGGGCATTGATGGAGGATGTCATCGAATATGCGGAGAGAAACGGTATTAAGCAGGTGAGGCTTCTTCAGGATTCGTTCAACATGTCTTCCCTATCTCTTTACTCTTCCCTTGGATTCGATGTGAGGGCCGGTGTGGCGCTGATGGATGCTTCACCGGGTCGTAAAATCTCGCAGGGTGACGTGCGCCCGGCTGCGGAATCGGATATAGAAGCTATGGACGATCTATGCCGGAGCATTTACAAGGTAAGCAGGCGTAATGAAGTTGCTGCCGCAATGAAATACGGATTCCCGCCGGTGGTGATAGAGCGCAACGGTAGGATGACGGGATACCTCGTACCGGGGTTCCTCGGGCACGGAGTAGCCCGGACGGAGGAAGATGCTTTCGCTCTAATCGACGAGGTATCGCGCACTTTACCTCATTTTGCTAAATTTTTCTGTCCGCTGAGCGAAGCCCGTTTCTACCGCGAATCGCTTAAGCGCGGGTACAGGGCGGTGAAGGTAATGAACCTCATGTCCATGGGGCACTACGACCCGCCAGACGAAATCTGGATGCCGTCGGTATTGTACTGA